The DNA segment CGCCGCTCGCGGGTCGAGCGCGGTGCGCACGCCGTCGCCGAGGACGGTGAGGGCGAGGACGGTCACGAAGAGCGCACCGGCGGGCAGCAGCAGGTACTGCGGGGCGGCCTGGTACCAGACGTCCGCGGCGGTGAGCATCTGTCCCCAGGACGGCGTCGGCGGCTTCACCCCGACGCCCAGGAAGGACAGAGCCGCCTCCACGGAGATGTTGGCCGGGACCAGCAGGGCCGCGTACGTGATGACCGGCGCCGCGATGCCGGGCAGCAGTTCCCTACGGGCGATCCGCCAGGTGCCCCAACCGCTGAGCCGGGCGGCGGCGACGTAGTCGAGCCCCTTGAGGGTGAGCGTCTGGGCGCGCACGATCTTCGCGACGTTGCCCCAAGCGATCAGGCCGATCACCAGGGCGACCAGCACGGGCCGCGGGAAGCTCGACGGCACGATCGCGAGCAGCGCCAACGCCATGATCATCAGCGGCATCGCCACGATGACGTCGGTGAACCGGCTCAGCAGCTGATCGACCCACCGGCTGCCGAGCGCGGCCGCGACGCCCACCACGACGCCGATGGCGACCTGGACGACGGTCGCGGCCAGCGCGACTCCCAGGGAGACCCGGGCGCCGTACACGAGTCGCGCGAAAAGGTCCCGCCCGGTCTGCGGTTCGACGCCGAGCCAGTGTTCGGCGCTCACTCCCCCGAACGACCCGATGGGCACGCCTCCGCGCGCGGAGTCCACGAGGGTCGGGTGGTAGGTGGTCGGGTCCTGGCCCTCGATCGCGGTGAGCAGTGGCGCGGCGAGCGCGACCAGGACGAGCAGCGCGACGACGGCCGCCGCGACGAGGGCGGCGCGCTGCGTCCGCAGCCGCCGCCAGAACTGACGGGCCCCCGAGACCCCCGGAGCAGGCACCCCGGGAGCCTCGACGGCAATGACTGCCTCACTCACGGCGCTACTTCACCGCGACCTGGGAGATGTCCAGCACGCCGGTCCAGTCGCTGATCACGACGTTCTTGACGTCCTCGCCGTACAGCCGCTTGTAGACAGGGTGGAACAGCGGCACGGTCAGCGCCTGTTCGCCGATCTTCTTGTCCAGCGCACCCCACCGCGCGGCGGCGGCGTCAAGGTCGGTCAGCTTGTTGATCGCGTCGATCTCGGCGTTGACGGACTTGTCGTCGAGCAGACCCGTGTTGAAGTTCGCGCCGTCCTTGACGATCTGCCGGCCGTCGAAGATCGGGGCGAGGAAGGGACCGCCGGACGGCCAGTCGGCACCCCAGTGCGCGAGGAAGAAGCCGGGCTCGGTCTTCACGTTGTGGATCTTGTCGGAGTAGTCGTTCTCCTCCAGCCCCTGAAGCCTGACCGTGATGCCCGCCTTCTTGAGCGCGTCCTGGATCGCGGTCGCGATCTCGGGGCTGGTCTCGAAGTCCTTGGCGTTGGAGTGGGTCAGGGTGACGGTCAGCCCGTTCGCGTAACCGGCTTCCTTCAGCAGCTTCTTGGCCTTCGCCGAGTCGCCGGCCGCACCCGCCGGGAAGTGGTCGTACGGCGTGTAGCCGAAGGACTTCTGGTCGGGCAGGAAGGTGGTCGCGGGCTCGGCGAGCGCGGACCCGCCCGCCGCATTCACCACGGACGAGCGGTCGATGGCGTACGAGATGGCCTGACGCACCTTGGCGTTGTCGAACGGCTTGGTCGTCGGGTTGAACGCGATGTAGTTGGTGTAGCCGAAGTGCCCGGTACCGACGCGCGCGGCCAGTTCCTTGTCACCGGTCACCTTGGCCAGCTCGGCCGGGCCGAGGTTGGTGTCCGTGGTGACCGCGGCCGCGTCCACACCCTGGGACGCGGCCAGCCTCTGGTTGATCACCGACGAGTCGAGCCCGGACCGTACGTCGATCTTGTCGGGGTAGGCCTTGCGCTCGGCGTCCGTCGAGACGGACCAGTGGGTGTTGCGCGCCAGGGTGAGCCGCTCGCCGTCGTTCTCGTTCTTCACGACCTTGTACGGGCCGGACGAGACCGGGTGCTCCTCGTACTTCGTGCCGGTGTCCTTGCCCTTGGGCACCGGCGTGAACTGCGTCTGCGTCGCCAGGTACGGGAACTCACCCTCGGGCTTGTTCAGATGGAAGACGATGGTCCGCTCGTCCGGCGTCTCGATCGCCGAGAGGCCCTTCTTGTCCTTGTACGGCCCTTGGTAGTCGGCCGCGCCGACCAGCCAGTCCCTCAAGTACGGCGCACCGCCGGACAGTTCGGGGGCGAAGGAGCGCTCGATGCCGTACTTGATGTCGGCCGAGGTGATCGAGGTGCCGTCCTCGTACTTGAGGCCCTCCTTGAGGGTGTACGTCCACACGGTCGCGTCCTTGTTCGGGCGCCCGGTGTCGGTGGCGAGGTCGGGGACGACCTCGGCTCCGGCCTCGCCGTTCTCGCGATTGCGGGTGGTGAGCGTACGGAAGACGAGGGAAGGGACGTTTCCGCCGCCCGAGGTGTACAGACGGGCCGGGTCGAAGTCCTGCTGCGGATTGGAGTTCAGGACCGTGAGCGTGCCGCCCTTGTGGGGCGTGGAGCCGCCGCCGGCGCTCTTGGCATCGTTGTCCTCAGGCCCGCAGGCGGCGGCGCCCGCTGCCACGACCAGGCTGACGGATGCCGCGGCCACGCGGCGCGCTATGACGGACGATTGACGCATCGGAGACGACCTCTCGAATGATGAGTCTCGGATATCGAGACGAAAAGACGCGGAGTGAGACAGGAGTGGACAGACGTCTGCCCCGGCGTCGGGTCGTCGGCAGCCCATGAACGCGCCACGGGCTCGAAACCCGTCAGCGACTCACAGGAGTGAAGGAATCACAGGAGTGAAGGAAGAAGATCGCGACGCGAACGCCAGGAGGCGGGCGTCAGCGACAGTCGATGTCGGCCACGCACAGGGCGGTCACACCGATCAGCGCCAGCTCGATGGCGGCGCGAGAGGGGGTGTGACGGGTCGACATGTGCAGAAATATGTACGAACTCGCTGCACATGTCAATGTGACGTATGAGTCACCCGTCAACTCCCGGGATACATCCAGGGGTTGGCCCGGCAGCGGATCCCGTCGTGGTCGAGGAACTTGGTCTGCTGCTGCATGACCGGGGCGAGCTCGCCGTCCTTGTCGCAGGTCACATGGGAGTAGCCGAGCCGGTGACCGACCTCGTGGTTGATCAGCATCTGCCGGTACTCGTGGATGCGATCACCGTACGTCTCCGACCCCTGCGCCCATCTGTACGCGTTGATCATGACGCGCTCGGTGGCGGCGGAGTCGCACGACACGTTGTCGACGGTGGTGTCCAGACCGGACTTGTCACACCAGTCGGCCGTCGTACCCGGACTGGCCAGCGTGATCACGAAGTCCGGCTTGCCGGAGTAGATGCGCTCGAAGGTACGGGCGCCGTTGTGCGCCCAGCTCCGGTCGTCGTTGAGCGTCTTCTGCACGGCCTCGGCGAAGAGCTCGCCGTCGAGGCCGAGCCCCTGCTCCACGTCCACGCGATAGGTGTACTTCTGCCCCTTGCCGGGCGCCTTGGCGATCCCCGGGACCGCGTCGAACTTGCCCGACCCCTTGAGCTTGGCGCCGAGCGCGTACGTCTCGCCCATCTTCTGCTCGTACGTCAGCGGCGCCGGCACACTCGGCGAGCTGTCCGGCGTCGGCCGCCCGTCGCCGCGCGACGCCGAATCCCGGGCGTCCCGCCCCTGGTCGGTGGCTGACTGCGACTGTGCGTCGCCGTCCTCCCGCCCCTTCGCGACCTGACCGGCCACGACGACGGCCAGCACGGTGACGACGGCGGCAGCGGCGATGCCGGAGAAGGCCCGGCCCTTGGAGCCCTTCGCCGCCACGGGCTCGCCGGTCGGCGGGGCGTCGTCGTCATCGCCGTCGGTGCCGGCATGCGTCCCGGTGCCGTCCGCGCCACCGGCGCCGGTCCTGGTGTCCCAGTCGGTGACGGAGGCGTACGGGTCGGAGGCGTGCGCGGTCTCGGTCGTACGGGGCGCGAAGACGTCGACGTCCGCGTCGCCTTCGAAGGCCTCGAGGTAGTCCTGCCGGGGCCCTTCGGACGGCGCTGCCCGCCGGGGCCGCGGCACGGGAACGCCGGTCACGGGCGGGGCGCCGGCCGCCGCGGGCGCGCCGTAGGCAACGCCGGTGCGCCCCCTCAAGTCGCCCCAGCCACCGCCGGATTCACGCTGCTCGGGGTGGCCGGCACGGGCCTGGGGGGTGCCGTGGGCGGGCGTACCGTCGGCGAAACGGGGCACGCCGTGCGCAGGGGTGCCGTCGGGGAACCTCGGAAAGCCATGTGCGGGCGTGCCGTCAGGCAGCGTCGGGAAGCCGTGAGCAGGCGTGCCGTCGGGCAGCCTCGGGACCCCCTGCACGGGCGTGCCGTCAGGGAAGCCGCGTTCTGCGTACGGCGGAGCTCCACCCGGGGGCATCCCCTGCCGGGCGGGCGGCGGCCCCGGCACCCGGCGACCGCCGCCGGGTCCGCCGGACTGCGGCCAACCGCCCGGGCCCGCGCCCGGGGCCGGACCAGGAGGTCGGGCACCCGGAGCCCTACCGGGCCCCACGCCCGGCACGGGGGTCCCCCGCTGGGCCGTGCCCGGCTCCGGCTGTGCTCCCCGGGAGTCCTGTCGTGCGGTTGTGTCCGCGGTGTCGCGCTTGGGCTTGGCGGCGGACCCGCGCCTGCTGTGGCGTCCCACGTCGCGCCTCAGCTCCCGGAGTTCTCGGTCATGGTGCCTTCGCCGCTCGCCGCGGCCCCG comes from the Streptomyces sp. NBC_00443 genome and includes:
- a CDS encoding ABC transporter permease: MSEAVIAVEAPGVPAPGVSGARQFWRRLRTQRAALVAAAVVALLVLVALAAPLLTAIEGQDPTTYHPTLVDSARGGVPIGSFGGVSAEHWLGVEPQTGRDLFARLVYGARVSLGVALAATVVQVAIGVVVGVAAALGSRWVDQLLSRFTDVIVAMPLMIMALALLAIVPSSFPRPVLVALVIGLIAWGNVAKIVRAQTLTLKGLDYVAAARLSGWGTWRIARRELLPGIAAPVITYAALLVPANISVEAALSFLGVGVKPPTPSWGQMLTAADVWYQAAPQYLLLPAGALFVTVLALTVLGDGVRTALDPRAASRLRVGTGRKREAKV
- a CDS encoding ABC transporter substrate-binding protein, producing the protein MRQSSVIARRVAAASVSLVVAAGAAACGPEDNDAKSAGGGSTPHKGGTLTVLNSNPQQDFDPARLYTSGGGNVPSLVFRTLTTRNRENGEAGAEVVPDLATDTGRPNKDATVWTYTLKEGLKYEDGTSITSADIKYGIERSFAPELSGGAPYLRDWLVGAADYQGPYKDKKGLSAIETPDERTIVFHLNKPEGEFPYLATQTQFTPVPKGKDTGTKYEEHPVSSGPYKVVKNENDGERLTLARNTHWSVSTDAERKAYPDKIDVRSGLDSSVINQRLAASQGVDAAAVTTDTNLGPAELAKVTGDKELAARVGTGHFGYTNYIAFNPTTKPFDNAKVRQAISYAIDRSSVVNAAGGSALAEPATTFLPDQKSFGYTPYDHFPAGAAGDSAKAKKLLKEAGYANGLTVTLTHSNAKDFETSPEIATAIQDALKKAGITVRLQGLEENDYSDKIHNVKTEPGFFLAHWGADWPSGGPFLAPIFDGRQIVKDGANFNTGLLDDKSVNAEIDAINKLTDLDAAAARWGALDKKIGEQALTVPLFHPVYKRLYGEDVKNVVISDWTGVLDISQVAVK
- a CDS encoding Ms4533A family Cys-rich leader peptide — protein: MSTRHTPSRAAIELALIGVTALCVADIDCR
- a CDS encoding DUF3152 domain-containing protein is translated as MGRHSRRGSAAKPKRDTADTTARQDSRGAQPEPGTAQRGTPVPGVGPGRAPGARPPGPAPGAGPGGWPQSGGPGGGRRVPGPPPARQGMPPGGAPPYAERGFPDGTPVQGVPRLPDGTPAHGFPTLPDGTPAHGFPRFPDGTPAHGVPRFADGTPAHGTPQARAGHPEQRESGGGWGDLRGRTGVAYGAPAAAGAPPVTGVPVPRPRRAAPSEGPRQDYLEAFEGDADVDVFAPRTTETAHASDPYASVTDWDTRTGAGGADGTGTHAGTDGDDDDAPPTGEPVAAKGSKGRAFSGIAAAAVVTVLAVVVAGQVAKGREDGDAQSQSATDQGRDARDSASRGDGRPTPDSSPSVPAPLTYEQKMGETYALGAKLKGSGKFDAVPGIAKAPGKGQKYTYRVDVEQGLGLDGELFAEAVQKTLNDDRSWAHNGARTFERIYSGKPDFVITLASPGTTADWCDKSGLDTTVDNVSCDSAATERVMINAYRWAQGSETYGDRIHEYRQMLINHEVGHRLGYSHVTCDKDGELAPVMQQQTKFLDHDGIRCRANPWMYPGS